The genomic interval ttgagttattttcttgaaatttcgagttatggatggcgatttttttttttttagtggcggaaacGAGCTTCCATACTGCTGTGTGCGTTATGTTCATGTTTATGCTTCGAGTTCATGTCTATGCTTCAAGTTACGTCAAGCTATGTCCTATGTCAAGCCaggctttataaataaagctttaaggAATTTCAAACTCCtcgtctgagtcctgcattggggtcctctgccacGCTTGCCACAGCCCAAACCTGACAGTTACTTGACAGTTACATTGAGCTTCTGTGGTCTCTGGTCTTTATATCActatttgtttcctgtgtggaCGCCCAGTCATTCAGAGAAACTCACTATTTGACCACATCCATGGCCAATCTCTGCTTTAGTTAGCCATGTATATACTTATCtattggtttatttatttattggtttgATGATGCTCCTAtgtgaattgccaccttatcatggtggaggagtttgtgatcccaggagctatgttgtctgggggcttgtcccatAGCAAATTAGTCCTGGGTGGGGGGCCAGATAAAGAGgtgttcagaagacccctatggaaatggcaacaagggaactgtttacacttcccgggatagggttaccggggccccaacCTGCAGCCAGGCCTAGGGAGGGAGCccgagggagagcatctggtggccaatcattagcctgtggtgcccgGCCGGGTGCACCCCGGAGAGGTGACATGGACCCGCCcttctgtaggcccaccacccacaagAGGCATCATGCGTAGTGTTTTtggggcggtggccaagggctgAGGCCCGGGTGGACCAATTGccagctatcgagactggctattgggacatggaatgtcacctctctggtggggaagtaGCCtcagctagtgtgtgaggttgacagataccggctagatatagtcgggctcacctcagcgcatggcctgggctctggaatcAGTCTCCTAGAGAGGGGCTGGTCTCTGTTTCAGTCTGGAGCAGCCCAGAGGGAGAGGCGGCGGGTgtgtattcttgtatcccccggcttgctgcatgtacgtcagagttttcaccggtagacgagagggttgcttccctgcacctttggGCCGGGGTataggtcctgactgttgtttgcgctaatgcgccaaatgacagttcagggtgcccaccctttttggagtcgctgggtggggtgcttgagggtgctccatccagtgactccatcatcctgctgggggacttcaacactcacgtgggcaatgataatgagacctggaggggcgtgactgggaggaacagcctgctcGATCTGAACCAGgatggtgtcttgttattggacttctgtgcaaaccacagtttgtctataaccaacaccatgttcgaacataaggatgtccataagtgcacatggcagtGGGGGCACCctaggtcgatgatcgattttgtaatcgtatcaccagatctgcagccgtatgttctggacactcgggtgaagagaggagctgagctgtcaagtGATCACCATCtgatggtgagttggatcaggtggcgggggaggatgctggacagacccagcACACCTAAACGTTTtatgagggtgcactgggaatgcctggtATAGGCCCCACTCCGTgtgatcttcaactcccacctccagcagaactttgacagcattctgagggaggctgaggacattgagtccgaatggaccatgttccacacctccattgttgaggctgctgctcagagctgtgactgcaaggttgttggtgcctgttgtggtggtaatccccgaaccagatggtggtcaacggaggtgaagggagccatcaagctgaagaaggagtcttacTGGgctagcctgtgggactctggaggcagctgacaggtaccgaCAGGCTAAGCAGAATGAAactcgggcagtggccaaagcaaaaactcgggtgagttcagtgaggctatggaaaaagacttttgggcagcatcgaagcgattctggcaaactgtcaggtgacacaggaggggaaagcggtgctctactcacatggtttatactatgagtggagtgctgctgacttcaactgagactATTGTCAGAtggtggaagcagagtctggggatgagggggatgactcacccatcactgggggtgaggtcactgaggtggctaaacaactccttggtggcagggctgCTGGGGTGGATGACATTcgtcctgagttcctgaaggctctggatgttgcagaggtgtggagatctggggtggtgccactggcctggcagaccagggtgatggtcccatctttaagaagggaggcTGGAGTGTGTACTCCAACTTTCGGGGCCCCTACTCCTCAGACTCCCCGGTAAGGTGTAtgtcagggtgctggaaaggagggtctgtacATTAGTCAACCCCcagatccaagaggaacaatgcagtttttgtcctggtcatggaatgctggaccagctcttcatcctcttgaggatattagagtgtgcgtgggagtttgcccaaccagtctacatgtgttttgtggacttggagaaggcattcgactgcaTCCCTCAGgttatcctgtgggaggtcctgcgggagtatggggtgtctggcttgTTGTTGCCGGCCAtttagtccctgtacaactgcagcgagagcttggtccatatagctgGCAATAAGTCACATTTGTTTCCTCTGGGTGTTGGATTTCACCagggcatgagaatcagcacatctaagtctgaggccatggtcctcagccggaaaagggtggaatgccctctggctcagggacgagttcctgccccagatggaggagtttaagtatcccttctcccgtcacacGTGAAGAAGACCTCAAGTCTTCTTCACgtgtgacgggagaagggaacaggagatcaacagacggatcggggctgcgtctgcagtgatgctgatgctgtacggtctgtcgtggtgaagagggagctgagcgtaaaagtgaagctgttgatttactggtcgatctacgtccctacccacagctatggtcacgagctttgggtagtgaccgaaagaataagattgcgaatacaagtggcagaaatgagcttcctccgaagggtggctggcctgtcccttagagataaggtgaggagtgcggccatccgggaggggctcagagtagagccgctgctcctccacatcgagaggagccagttgaggtggctcactcgggcatctgactaggatgcctcctgggtgcctcttgggtcaccacagtgggtagctccacatgtttcaTTTGGCAAAGGTTTATGCCggatgtccttcctgatgcaacctcAAAGGGGATTTGTATCTCTAGATGGAATCAAAACAGCAACCTTTCATTTGacaagcaaatgtgttaactactactcatcatcatcaaaaattCTCATCATCAAGAGAAAAACATTGAGTGATTTAACATCATTGGTTTGGGTCAAACTAAGATGTAATAAACACACCCCTTACAATCAAAAATGTTGTGCACTGTGGCAAAAGTCTACATAAACTTTTTCAGACCATACCTTCCATCCACccaatcattttctttttttgcattttttcatCCACCCTGAGGACTTGCTGCCTATACTATTAAGCTTATAATACCtccatagattaaaaaaaatgtatagggAAACACAATAATGGACATAGAACTGTAAATATGAACTGGTCAGGTTTGCTGAAGTTGTTTACACGTTAGTGGAGAACTTAATGAGATCCATAGAGGATGGAAGATTTTCTGATAAAATGAAGCCACAGACTCAGTCACTCATCTTTGTAGTGCAGAAATTATATTACTAGAATACTCAAATTAATTATTAAGActtgtctttttatttgttattcatGAAACCTGTTACGTGATCTAATTCTACAGCTGATAACATTTTGGTTCATTCGATGGATGTTGAATTAAATGTAACATTATTAACTCTTGGTGGGTTTGTAGAATTGCACAGATACAGATATCTTTATTTTGTCGTCATATTCACACTTTATATTCTGATACTCTGCTGTAATTGCACTATAGTGTGCATTATCTGGACTCACACAAGCCTTCATAAGCcaatgtacattttcattgcagttTTATTAATCAACTCTGTTCTTTACAGCACAACTATTTATCCAAAGCTTTTATCTGATGTTTTgtctgaaaaacaggttatatCGTATCCACTCTGTCTCTTCCAAGCTTTTGTATattacaccttggatggttcagagTTTTTACTGTTGGCAGCCATGGCCTATGACAGGTATGTGTCTATATGCAAACCCCTGCAATATCCAGTTAtcatgaataaaataactaTACATGTCTGTTTGACTTTAGCTTGGGTTATACCTGCTTTTGAGATTGCAGTGTCAGCTGTGTTGTATTATAATGTAAAACTCTGTAGCTTTACTCTGGCAGGAATTTTTTGTAACAATTCATGTTACAAGTTTCAGTGTGTGCCCTCAGTAGCAATATCTATA from Archocentrus centrarchus isolate MPI-CPG fArcCen1 chromosome 21, fArcCen1, whole genome shotgun sequence carries:
- the LOC115800161 gene encoding olfactory receptor 6N2-like produces the protein MYIFIAVLLINSVLYSTTIYPKLLSDVLSEKQVISYPLCLFQAFVYYTLDGSEFLLLAAMAYDRYVSICKPLQYPVIMNKITIHVCLTLAWVIPAFEIAVSAVLYYNVKLCSFTLAGIFCNNSCYKFQCVPSVAISIYGVVTVINIVLLPLLFILFSYIRILRISYQSCREVRKKAAKTCLPHLLVLINFSCFIGFDAIIMRLESDLSKTLRLILTFQSIVFHPLLNPIIYGLKMSEISKHLKILMCLFKKH